One Sparus aurata chromosome 5, fSpaAur1.1, whole genome shotgun sequence genomic window carries:
- the LOC115581234 gene encoding solute carrier family 28 member 3-like, giving the protein MELKEREKKSQKTGKDNVAFESEEQHQIHIDVDSPSDDADDAHRNTERQNTSLLEKKMEAFQSCLAEHREQIRLIIHLILAAGSTAIVIAACVLNFHRAVGLLVIFLLTVFFLVWDWLMERYGDRMWEELYPIRDLLSRCWFRMRWIMYALLLAAVVCWLALDTARQGTRQLVSFFGLLLLIFLMMLFSKHPFRWSWRTLLWGIGLQFIFGLLILRTTFGLGGLQWLGKQAEIFMSYTNSGSEFVFGASYTDHFFVFKVMPILVFLSAVISILYYTGFMPWLICKIGFIMQVTMGTSPTESMTAAGNIFLGQTEAPLLIAPYIAELTRSEIHAVMTGGLAGISGTILGAYISFGVEATHLLAASVMSAPASLAIAKTFWPEMETSRVTARQDLKMDAGACTNVLEAVSHGASCAVSLVANVVVNLIAFLALLAFFDATLSWLGGMLDCPQLSFSLICSYVFMPLSFMMGVSWEDSFLVAELIGKKTFLNEFVAYQRLSELIKRRKAGGPEYVNNLKQFISVHSETIATYALCGFSNFSSLGMLVGSLSAMAPERRADISSCGLRALIAGSVSCFMTACIAGMLYIPDLQCPHFLSTHINNTGSTSSPQLLTCCTQLYNSVTVYEPLNVTIGGGFSQSSLQSCCSLTPPTHFNCSAVL; this is encoded by the exons ATGGagctgaaggagagagagaagaagagtcaAAAAACTGGGAAAGACAATGTGGCCTTTGAGTCAGAG gagcAGCATCAGATACACATTGATGTGGACAGTCCTTCTGATGACGCAGACGACgcgcacagaaacacagagcgACAGAACACAAG CTTGCTGGAGAAGAAAATGGAGGCATTCCAGAGCTGTTTGGCAGAGCACAGAGAACAAATCCGCCTGATTATACACCTGATTTTAGCAGCAG GCTCCACTGCCATAGTGATAGCAGCGTGTGTCCTGAACTTCCACCGGGCCGTCGGGCTGCTGGTCATCTTCCTGCTCACAGTATTCTTCCTGGTCTGGGATTGGTTGATGGAACGCTATGGAGACCGGATGTGGGAGGAGCTCTATCCAATCAGAGATCTTCTCAGCAGATGCTGGTTTCGGATGAGATG GATCATGTACGCGCTGCTGCTGGCGGCCGTGGTGTGTTGGTTAGCACTGGACACGGCCCGGCAAGGAACCAGACAGCTTGTGTCCTTCTTTGGTTTGCTGCTTTTAATCTTCTTAATGATGCTGTTCTCAAAACACCCATTCAGG TGGTCTTGGCGAACTCTACTTTGGGGGATTGGGCTACAGTTTATCTTTGGTCTGCTGATCCTCAGGACCACATTTGGCCTAGGGGGACTGCAGTGGCTCGGAAAACAAGCAGAG ATTTTCATGTCATACACAAACTCCGGGTCAGAGTTTGTGTTTGGAGCCAGTTACACGGACCACTTCTTCGTCTTCAAG GTGATGCCTATATTGGTTTTCTTAAGCGCCGTCATCTCCATCCTCTACTACACTGGCTTCATGCCCTGGCTCATTTGCAAG ATTGGATTCATAATGCAGGTTACAATGGGAACGTCTCCAACCGAATCAATGACTGCAGCTGGAAATATATTCTTGGGACAG ACAGAGGCTCCTCTCTTGATTGCCCCATACATCGCTGAGCTAACTCGCTCTGAGATCCATGCTGTGATGACAGGAGGTTTGGCTGGCATCTCTGGTACCATTTTAGGAGCCTACATCTCCTTCGGG GTTGAGGCAACACACTTGTTGGCGGCATCGGTGATGTCCGCCCCAGCCTCCCTCGCCATAGCCAAGACTTTCTGGCCTGAAATGGAGACCTCAAGAGTTACAGCCAGGCAGGATCTCAAAATGGATGCAGG AGCGTGTACAAACGTGTTAGAGGCAGTATCCCATGGTGCATCTTGTGCTGTGAGTTTAGTGGCCAACGTTGTTGTCAACCTCATTGCCTTCCTGGCTCTGCTGGCCTTCTTTGATGCCACTCTGTCCTGGCTGGGCGGGATGTTGGACTGCCCACAGCTCAGCTTCTCA CTTATCTGCTCTTATGTGTTCATGCCTCTCTCCTTCATGATGGGTGTTTCCTGGGAGGACAGTTTCCTGGTTGCTGAGCTGATCGGCAAAAAGACATTTCTCAATGAATTTGTGGCCTATCAGAGATTGTCGGAGTTAATCAAGAGGCGGAAAGCGGGAGGGCCAGAATATGTGAACAACTTAAAGCAGTTTATTTCT gTCCACTCTGAAACCATTGCAACCTATGCTTTGTGTGGATTCTCCAACTTCTCCTCCCTGGGGATGCTGGTGGGATCGCTGT CGGCCATGGCTCCAGAGAGACGGGctgacatctccagctgtggcCTCAGAGCGCTGATTGCAGGCAGCGTCTCCTGTTTCATGACAGCTTGTATTGCAG GTATGTTGTACATCCCTGATCTTCAGTGTCCCCACTTCCTGAGCACACACATCAACAACACCGGTTCGACCAGCAGCCCACaactgctcacctgctgcacaCAACTATATAACAG tgTGACGGTGTATGAGCCTCTGAACGTGACGATCGGAGGAGGATTCAGTCAGAGCAGTTTGCAATCCTGCTGCTCACTCACACCCCCCACACACTTCAACTGCAGCGCCGTGCTTTGA